One part of the Vicugna pacos chromosome 20, VicPac4, whole genome shotgun sequence genome encodes these proteins:
- the TREM2 gene encoding triggering receptor expressed on myeloid cells 2 isoform X1 codes for MEALLLLILLSVTELSRAQNTTVFQGMAGRSLRVFCPYNSLKHWGRRKAWCRQLGEEGLCQQVVSTHPSWLLSFLKRWNGSTAITDDALGGTLTITLRNLQAHDAGLYQCQSLRGSEADTLRKVLVEVLADPLDYQDPGDLWIPEESENFEGTQVEHSISRSLSDEESPFPPTSILFLLACIFLSKLLAASALWAAAWHGQKRRRWLQTSGLDCGHDSGYQLQTLTGLRDT; via the exons ATGGAGGCTCTCCTGCTGCTCATCCTGCTCTCTGTCACAG AACTGTCCCGAGCCCAAAACACTACGGTATTCCAGGGCATGGCAGGCCGGTCCCTGCGTGTCTTCTGTCCCTACAACTCCTTGAAGCACTGGGGGAGACGCAAAGCCTGGTGCCGCCAGCTGGGTGAAGAGGGTCTGTGCCAGCAGGTGGTCAGTACCCACCCCTCGTGGCTGCTGTCCTTCCTGAAGAGGTGGAATGGCAGCACGGCCATCACGGATGATGCCCTGGGTGGCACACTCACCATTACACTGCGGAATCTTCAAGCCCATGATGCTGGCCTCTACCAGTGCCAGAGCCTCCGCGGTAGCGAGGCTGACACCCTCAGGAAGGTCCTGGTGGAGGTGCTGGCTG ACCCCCTTGATTACCAGGACCCTGGAGATCTCTGGATCCCCGAGGAGTCTGAGAACTTCGAGGGTACCCAGGTGGAGCATAGCATCTCCAG gagcctttcAGACGAGGAgagccccttcccacccacttccatcCTTTTCCTTCTGGCCTGCATCTTTCTCAGCAAGCTTCTAGCAGCCAGCGccctctgggctgcagcctggcaTGGGCAGAAACGGAGGCGGTGGCTGCAGACCAGCGGGCTGGACTGTGGCCATGACTCCGGTTACCAGCTCCAAACCTTGACAG GGCTGAGAGACACATGA
- the TREM2 gene encoding triggering receptor expressed on myeloid cells 2 isoform X2, with protein sequence MEALLLLILLSVTELSRAQNTTVFQGMAGRSLRVFCPYNSLKHWGRRKAWCRQLGEEGLCQQVVSTHPSWLLSFLKRWNGSTAITDDALGGTLTITLRNLQAHDAGLYQCQSLRGSEADTLRKVLVEVLADPLDYQDPGDLWIPEESENFEGTQVEHSISSLSDEESPFPPTSILFLLACIFLSKLLAASALWAAAWHGQKRRRWLQTSGLDCGHDSGYQLQTLTGLRDT encoded by the exons ATGGAGGCTCTCCTGCTGCTCATCCTGCTCTCTGTCACAG AACTGTCCCGAGCCCAAAACACTACGGTATTCCAGGGCATGGCAGGCCGGTCCCTGCGTGTCTTCTGTCCCTACAACTCCTTGAAGCACTGGGGGAGACGCAAAGCCTGGTGCCGCCAGCTGGGTGAAGAGGGTCTGTGCCAGCAGGTGGTCAGTACCCACCCCTCGTGGCTGCTGTCCTTCCTGAAGAGGTGGAATGGCAGCACGGCCATCACGGATGATGCCCTGGGTGGCACACTCACCATTACACTGCGGAATCTTCAAGCCCATGATGCTGGCCTCTACCAGTGCCAGAGCCTCCGCGGTAGCGAGGCTGACACCCTCAGGAAGGTCCTGGTGGAGGTGCTGGCTG ACCCCCTTGATTACCAGGACCCTGGAGATCTCTGGATCCCCGAGGAGTCTGAGAACTTCGAGGGTACCCAGGTGGAGCATAGCATCTCCAG cctttcAGACGAGGAgagccccttcccacccacttccatcCTTTTCCTTCTGGCCTGCATCTTTCTCAGCAAGCTTCTAGCAGCCAGCGccctctgggctgcagcctggcaTGGGCAGAAACGGAGGCGGTGGCTGCAGACCAGCGGGCTGGACTGTGGCCATGACTCCGGTTACCAGCTCCAAACCTTGACAG GGCTGAGAGACACATGA
- the TREM2 gene encoding triggering receptor expressed on myeloid cells 2 isoform X3, with amino-acid sequence MAGRSLRVFCPYNSLKHWGRRKAWCRQLGEEGLCQQVVSTHPSWLLSFLKRWNGSTAITDDALGGTLTITLRNLQAHDAGLYQCQSLRGSEADTLRKVLVEVLADPLDYQDPGDLWIPEESENFEGTQVEHSISRSLSDEESPFPPTSILFLLACIFLSKLLAASALWAAAWHGQKRRRWLQTSGLDCGHDSGYQLQTLTGLRDT; translated from the exons ATGGCAGGCCGGTCCCTGCGTGTCTTCTGTCCCTACAACTCCTTGAAGCACTGGGGGAGACGCAAAGCCTGGTGCCGCCAGCTGGGTGAAGAGGGTCTGTGCCAGCAGGTGGTCAGTACCCACCCCTCGTGGCTGCTGTCCTTCCTGAAGAGGTGGAATGGCAGCACGGCCATCACGGATGATGCCCTGGGTGGCACACTCACCATTACACTGCGGAATCTTCAAGCCCATGATGCTGGCCTCTACCAGTGCCAGAGCCTCCGCGGTAGCGAGGCTGACACCCTCAGGAAGGTCCTGGTGGAGGTGCTGGCTG ACCCCCTTGATTACCAGGACCCTGGAGATCTCTGGATCCCCGAGGAGTCTGAGAACTTCGAGGGTACCCAGGTGGAGCATAGCATCTCCAG gagcctttcAGACGAGGAgagccccttcccacccacttccatcCTTTTCCTTCTGGCCTGCATCTTTCTCAGCAAGCTTCTAGCAGCCAGCGccctctgggctgcagcctggcaTGGGCAGAAACGGAGGCGGTGGCTGCAGACCAGCGGGCTGGACTGTGGCCATGACTCCGGTTACCAGCTCCAAACCTTGACAG GGCTGAGAGACACATGA